The Ptychodera flava strain L36383 chromosome 14, AS_Pfla_20210202, whole genome shotgun sequence genome segment tttaagTGGTCACATGATGTcgtttgtttaaccctttcacccccagtttcctgtatacaggtccaactttaccacagaaaacgatggatttgggaaaaaccatagcggtgaaagggttaacatgTCAATTTCCTTTCTTATCCTCTTTTATCTTcacaactttttgaaaatttactatCCCATTATATCCTTGATGGCTAATTTTTGTGATCATATTTAAAAAGTAGCTATGTACATACAGATAAAATAATAATTGACATACACATATTGATAGTTACAATCAGTCACTCTTTACTATAACTGACACTTGAGTGTATATAAGTTACATTTACAGTAAAGTGAAATGATAGAAAAGACCACTATTACtagctgaaaaatattgtatatttcatcTGTATATAAGTCAACATGCTATTGTTTGATATTATATCAGCAGTTACATAATTCCATTGTTCATAGAGTTGGCTTGAATACTAAAtcctttttattttgtctgtacTTTAGCATAACTTCAAGAAACTGCGCAATGGTATAGAGAAGAGTTCGGTCAGTGATAGAAGCACTCGCTATCTGAAACTTGGTGACGGTCACATCTTATGGTCCACATGGAAGGCAGCATACCATTTTGACCAGAACACACACTCACTGCCCATTCACCAACGCCTGAAACCAGAACATCTGGATTTAACACCAGCACTGAGAATGAGAAATCATCTAGCAACTGACTTACTTGATAAGACTATGCTATACCTAATGACGGTAAGGAATTTTCTTACAAAGAGTGATTCTTAGTGGATTATGTGGCATCATAACAGGGCAGAGGAGGAAAGGTGACATATTGAGAAGGTTTTAATCTATGCATGATAGAACTTAGACAATTGAACTTGTCTTGTATTATTTCTATTGTCTTAAAAAATACACTTGGTATGGTCATGATATGATTCCTCTGTTTTGCTCAATAAACCAGCACCACCTATCTCAGTAGTAGTTAAAAGCAATACTGTTAACTACTGATGCTCTAAACAGCTTAGTACTCTAGGACTTAGTTGGAGAGTTGTGATACAGGATTACATCTtaaacagggctcgaaattagcggtagtcccgcgtccacagactaccaacttttctctggggctaccaaaatccatgaaatggtagtccacacggactaccaaagcctgagacctgaaattcagtcagtacttggcatgccatgCCCGGTCTGTCACTTTGGGGTGAGCTAttaaaatgcagtcaaacccagctggacacagaaagaaGGTCGTGTttttgtcatgacgactatcaaaatggCATTCAACTCTGAGAGTAAAACGGGTATTAAAGATgttcaatattatatattatatcacaccagtatattgatggtgcaaatacagcgatctgattggtcgagacgcgaaaagaaccgtggtatattggcgatataccacggctggcatacgcactAGCTCTCGGCTTGAGGTAAAGtccttttatgacgttccatgccagaatttcaatatactgtcaagatataatagcaataaatcacacccagcgacggtataccactcgattttgaccatttcacttcatatatgcactcgctaacGCTAGTGCATaaatgtcgtgaactggtcaaaatctcgtggtataccatcgctgggtgtgctttattgcttaaatattgcaCAAACTTAATTGGGACTATGTGCCCTAGGGtatgtgaccatttgcccgacataaggagggcaaatggtctcctacCCCGAGCTTACATAGTCCCTATTTTGGgctatgatatttttattacatgcctctcttgcataatttccattcaaaaattttttggtcacatacATATGACAATTATATGCTTTAAATTGTTTCTAATTTATCATTTTAATCATCGAACGGCACATTGATATATTATatcactgttatgcggtttgtCGAATTTTTTCgcataattttgtgaaaacagtatttcctatgtaaaacatgtaattttattcttttttaaatcCCGAAGTTGTCAtgctgaaaatagttccggttcactttaaGTCAAATAATAAGTATGCGGCCCGCAACGTCACCGTCGAGTTAACAtcgaatcctatggagcgcgcaaCTTTCGATATTAAATGAAGCATGTAATAATCACATCatatgactagaaaattcacttcatgggcagaattaagaaaaatagccaaatatgcatgggctactaGTCATtgccactgggctaccaacttcagaaaatggtagcccaagtggactaccagggagaaaagttaatttcgagccctgcttaAACCacacttttgatgatttctcATAGCAGGCGTGACCTTTCTCACCCCTACAAGGCGTGAGTTTTGTCTAATCTGACTGGATGACTGAGTCTGTTAAGGGCTCACTTAATTGGTAGGCATTTGCTATGTGGGTGATTGTCATATTTGGCCTAGTTGTTCCCATTTGCACATGTTTGTCACATATAGAAATTTAAGGTAAGTTGTCTGAAAACAAAGTCTATCAACAATTTGTAATAgtgatttatcaaattttacatgaaatattGACAACAATTTTCTTCCCATTCAGGCATATCAACATCATATATCAATCAGTGGTGCTTCAGCCGGCCACCTGGAAAACGTCAAAGCAGCAGCAGAATTTCTGACTCATACCAGCACAATGGTTGAAACTTTCAGTGACCCGAGACGATTTGTATCAGTGACAGATGAGAGACTCATGGCCAATGACAGATGTCTTGAGTGGTTATTGCAATGGGAAAGGAATGTCAAAGAAAGTAACCCCCAGCTCAACAGTGCAGCAGTGAACAGAATGCTCCTCTCAGACAAAACCAGGTTTGACTTGTGTTCAATGCTTGTGGGATTCAAACAAATCGTAAAGATATCCCTCGACAGACATGTCCGGGCCTCTGTCAGTGCTCTGAGAACAAACAGCAACTTGGTGGAAAACATCTTCTGTCAGCAACGTGGGATGAATGGCCAGAATGACAACCCAAGATATACACAATACGGACCAGCCATAAATGCAATATGCCTAGGACAGATTACTGTTACTTCGAAAAATAACACTGGCTATATTGATCAATTACCGTTTTTCAAACCAGGAAGACTCTGTCCAAAATAAAAAGACTTCAGTTGCTGATAGGGCAAGCAatgaaataaacacaaaatagaAGGTAGCGCCAGAAGATGTGGAGCTACATAAAATGATACTACCCATCAACGATAAAACCATAATTGAGGATTTTGAAAAGTCCTAATTATTAACCATGAGAATGGGTTTTACATTCGTACCATCAATGGTTCAATTAATATTTGGTTTTAACTGGAATTATCTTTGGGTACTGGAAGCCCCATTGTACAGAACTATTTATTTATCTGATCAACTGTGTACTCATATGTTCCCTTCAGTGTTTGTTAACCAGCTTACTGTCGTCCCTCAGTAAGCATGACATTGTTTTGCTTTGAATGCACGTCATGAAAAAATGCTACAAAATTCTGTACACAGGGACTTTAATTTTTAAGCAATTCAGAGTAAGATTTTGTAAATTGAATGAATTTCATTGACTGGTGAAAAACCTCAGTTGCTTTAGCTGTGAATTTTAAAGCACAGAAAAAGTcgggccaaagtaagtaaattctctGTTTTTGTCTTGACAGTAGCTGGCAGAATATCACATATTGCACAACATGGATGTAAAATGAAGTTTCTACTTCGTTCATGAATAGGCACTCACATTACATGGAAATACTGAAGTAAATTTAAAACGTGCAAGTGTCTTATTTGCTTGAACTGCTTATCTGCATTGGATGCAAAAGAAAGAATTTAATTTCTCTAGCCAAAATATATGGACTCTGTAAATATCTCACCCCATCaaatatattgaaatcaaaagcaaaatgGCTGAAATTATCAATCAACAAGGGTAGGCATAATAGCAAGAATATAACACTTTCAAGTTAATTCAAAGTATAAAATTGTTGAGAAAAAGCCCTGCGGGAACAAAGTACACTTCATTTACAACCCTGGTTGTTTAGTTAAAGCGTGGTCGCTTTTCAAGTGGCCCCAGACCATCCAGATACTGCTGTAGTGCCGCAGTGTTTAATATGCACTGACTTTCTTTTATTCTATTCACAAGCTTGCTATTCATGGTGCTCTTAGTGTGACTTCGGACATAGGTCAAATTGTACAGAAGAAAGAACAGCTTCAACTCTTGTTTTGTGTATATTCTTTCTTCAAAGAATTTTGGATTTGCTGTTACTCTAGACTGCAGCAATGtatgtgaaaacattttgttatCACTACTGTCTGAGATGAACTGTTCAACACCTATTTTGTTCGATTTGGTCAGTGAAGATTGTTCTCTTTGCATTACTCTCTTTCGGTGGGCAGTTGTCTTCTGTACTTTCAAATCTCGGCGATGGTCGCGCAGGAACTGACCAGTCCCCATATTGAAGTAACGCTTGACCACATCAGAGAACAGGGCATAAGCACAAGACTCAGCTTCTGATGTCAGTGTTGCATCATGGGATGTATGTACATCTTTAGCTAGCATCTCCTCAGGGATCTCCAATGCCTTAATAAACTCTGCTTGCATACTCTTGTCATTAAGGACACTTGTGACTGTGTTGTTTATGAGGTTTTCTTTATGCCTATCTAAGTTACTTTGTGTTAAGCATACATTCCTCATGTCCTCTACACGTAGAAAGAACATAAAGGCCTTGTCTGTGATATGAGTGAGCCCATTTCTCCTGTTTTGTTTGTGCTGCGTGAATGAGAGTGTCTCTGGGTAAGCTGTATTGGTGGCGATTGCTGCTGCTGGAACCGTCATGCTATCAAGCAGCACTTTCTTTGTGTATGCTCTTCTAAGATTTCTTCTCACCTCAGCATCAGTCGAGCCTATGTTTCCTTTCAGATACCTTCTGTTTTTCTCTCGTTCCTTTGCTACCGTCCATCCACCCACAAATCTCACTTTACCTTTACCTTAATTTGTCATGTTTTCTGAACTGTTCCTGTGGTCTGTTGAGTTGGTCCTTCCTGCTGACATCTTAAGCCTGACTGCTGTGGCAAGTTTCTCTACAAGTTGATTTCTCAAGCTTATGCAGATGTCTGCTAAGCATTCATAATGGGTATCGGTTAAGGTCAGTGTTCCACACAGTTGCTTAAACTCACATTCAAGGTTTTCATTGGTTGTCACATACTCATGAAAATCACTGAGATATGAGACAAATGTTTTCTTGTTGGCTTTTTCCACTGATTCTGACTCGCTGTTTCCTTTTATGAGATGGTAAATTCTCGACCACTGGAGGGAGAGAAACGCTCTACTGTGATGCTTATCTGCATTCTGCAAGCTTTGCAAGAGACAATTTAGGTTGTGTGGGGATGATCCAGGTATACTGGCAAAAGACGAATGGTCTTCAAGAGTGTTGAAGAATTCCTCCACTGAAAAATCCTGCGGTAagccccccaaaaaaaaaagctgttcaacgggcgggatgacttcaaagttgggtaggtagggcggattttttttttttttttttttggtttttttttttttggtttttcttgaacagaacatataatataaacactttttgtgtgtttcatgcTTTTTCTTAGTCACATAACATATACTGGCTATGTTGTTTAGtacgttcatgattttttcaatttttgttgacatgggttggttgtctcagaacagcttctttgccttcacttctacagttcaatctacaggtgccgccaacttgtaaatttcatgaatttctcaacatcatcacaaaacctgttttgaaggctgatatactgatttttcttatttttgaccctgacctaaaacTCGGAGGGGAAAGTGAAGGCTGTTCGTAagtgccctcccactggtatacactgaaaatgtcccactgaattttgatgcccactgccctcctgtatctacagtctgcccgctccccactccccacaacaattcaagctccctgctgccctctccctactactgaaattccccattgccaactagatgcccactatgcaacccagatcaacacaaaaccatgcaagcagttagcagtataccttggaacattgttaagcacgccgctttcccctccctctacgtattttccggtgcccactgtcaaaaattttctccccgcccgctgaaagtaatgaaatttcttccccgcctacagtaaatatcgatattttctccccgcccgctgattagttttgaaatctgcccgcccgctgaaaaactttgcacgaacacctttttgcacgaacagcttcgttggttgcacctgaatctaacggagctaatttctgtgttggtgtcACCAGCCATATGAGCACGGTGCATTCCAACCAAAACTCGCGACTCAGAAACTGACGGGTCAGCCCCGGGGATGTCCGGGGTGACGTCGTCGAGCGAGGGAGCGAAATTAGACCATTCCTCCTGTGtccaagtcaaacaaatgtcacaaggttgactccttgtgcattctcgacaacggaaacacaaatcatgtcTGTCCTGCAGTGAGAACTGCTGCTTACAATCACACATTCGATAGGAGAAAGCCATGACGGAAATCGGAACGAGTGATgactcaaagaacaataaagaattttcaaggaACACTGAAATACGAACACTAGAAAACATAAACTGTACAACCACTCGGACGTGAAATAAACGCCAgtgaaacaatacagtacagagtgtctatgctatacggaacacgtggcgtaatagtttattttccacGGCGTATTAACCCTGCCCTTCACCTTGACCAAATGTTTGTGATGCGCTTCCACCTTTACTCTTCAAATCATAGCCTGTATCAATCTCACTCAAGTCAGTGTCATCGAAAATGTGAAGATCATTCATCTTACAGACAGATGTTCACTGAATAACATCTCCGCGTTTCTTCAGATTCATAaagatttcgggaaaaaaaaagaaaaatgtggagtggtccaaatatgggtcggtcgggcccgttgaacagataattttttttttctcgcctAAACTTGAAAGTTCACTGTCATCCTTGAGTAACTCTGCAGCTGCTTGTAGGTCTGTAGTTTCTCCATGATCATCATTACAGTGACTGGTGTGATTCGGAAGTTCATTGAAAACTTGTGTCACAAGGACATTGTCTTCGTCACATTCACTATCACTGTCACCAAGAGAATTGGACGCACTGGGAAGGAGTTCATCCACTTGTTGAACTGGCTGTTGCTCACCTGCGCAATCTACTGCAATGGAAGACAAATTCGAGCTTATTATTTTGTAActtaaaagtaataaaaacaattttattgcACAGCAATACAAAATGAATGAACATGGCTCAAAATCATTTTTCACGTCCCATCTGACTATTTTGGACATTTCATGTTCATTGGTATCAATCTCATTGATTTTTGAACAAAGACTGCCTTGTATTCAATATGTGCCCTGTACCTGCGACATACCAACACAGAAACAGTTTGTAAATGCCTGTCATTATCCATAGTGCATCAATATATCTTGTTTTACATATCagtatatatatttcaatataaatGTTCATATAGGCATGTAAGAGGTAGTAGCCGCCAAGATCACTGTGACCTGCTtactttctcaaaattttcagcaCTGTATCGGGTAGTGCCTAATTTAAAGGgacatgagctgtaacttttggccatttttttcagttttctggTTCTATGTATCTCAACTACAGTTTTATATTCAATTTCCtctagcatgatgaaatacccaatatttacttgtcaacacaacctatatgttCGCAAtggccattgttattgttgacaaatgaattatatTCCGGACTGTACACACATAGGCTCTgttcaaaagttgaaaacttgGTATTACATCATGCTTCACAccagaaactgtagttgacacaCAGTAccaaaatatcagaaaaatactcaaaagttacagctcatggAGCTTTAAGTACTATTCCATGAAAATGAATTGTTTTGAAACCTTCCATGTACTTCACAAGTTCATTGTGTAGGGCTGACACACAATCATTGCTGAAATGTAGTAAATTGACACAATTTCCAGACATAATGTTCGCTCGAGGGAATGCTGATGATGGCACTTaaggaataaaacaaaacactcATACTCATGCCTGGTATAACAGTCAGCAAAAGATGTATATGTTCATATAAAGTACACACCTTGTTCCTGGTTTATCTTTCTACAGCATTGTAGAGAAGAATCAGCTGGTTCATTGCTTTCAGTGGCATCCGTCATGAATCTAATCACCTCAGCATTTGGTTTAATGAGGTATTCTGGTTTAAACCCAACCACTCTAAGGCCTTCTGTTGACTTCAGTCTGGAAAGAGCAGTGTACAGTTGACCTGTGAATAAATACAACAGATATTAGATTAACCAGAGATTTTGTACCAA includes the following:
- the LOC139150291 gene encoding uncharacterized protein isoform X2, which gives rise to MTLKAAEVHCRGIFSPGQLYTALSRLKSTEGLRVVGFKPEYLIKPNAEVIRFMTDATESNEPADSSLQCCRKINQEQVDCAGEQQPVQQVDELLPSASNSLGDSDSECDEDNVLVTQVFNELPNHTSHCNDDHGETTDLQAAAELLKDDSELSSLGEKKKIICSTGPTDPYLDHSTFFFFFPEIFMNLKKRGDVIQ